The Nocardioides panzhihuensis genome has a segment encoding these proteins:
- a CDS encoding Ppx/GppA phosphatase family protein, translating to MRLGVLDIGSNTGHLLVVDAHGGAAPLPAYSFKQPLRLAEHLDDAGDVTEQGIEALVAFTRDSVAVAEEKGVAEMLAFATSAVRDAGNSQEVLDRVHAETGVEIEVLPGDDEARLTFLAVRRWFGWSAGRLAVFDIGGGSLEIAAGLDEQPYVAWSLPLGAGRLARSYSGDRPTDDELREMRRTIRAAIAEDAGKILRGGRPEMAVATSKTFRSLARICGAAPSGEGLRVRRELSLAELRRWIPKLLDMSLEELSELPGVSPSRAHQIIPGALVAEACLDIFDLPSFEICPWALREGLILDRMDHLSFIGDSTLGRAE from the coding sequence ATGCGTCTGGGCGTACTCGACATCGGATCGAACACGGGACACCTGCTCGTGGTCGACGCCCACGGCGGGGCAGCCCCGCTCCCGGCGTACTCGTTCAAGCAGCCTCTGCGGCTCGCGGAGCATCTCGACGACGCGGGAGACGTGACCGAGCAGGGGATCGAGGCGCTGGTCGCGTTCACCCGCGACTCGGTGGCGGTCGCGGAGGAGAAGGGGGTCGCCGAGATGCTGGCCTTCGCGACCTCGGCGGTGCGGGATGCGGGCAACTCGCAGGAGGTGCTGGACCGCGTCCATGCCGAGACCGGGGTCGAGATCGAGGTCCTTCCAGGTGACGACGAGGCGCGGCTGACCTTCTTGGCCGTACGACGCTGGTTCGGCTGGTCCGCGGGACGGCTCGCCGTCTTCGACATCGGCGGCGGTTCGCTGGAGATCGCGGCCGGACTCGACGAGCAGCCGTACGTCGCGTGGTCGCTGCCGCTCGGCGCCGGCCGGCTCGCGCGCAGCTACTCCGGTGACCGGCCGACCGACGACGAGCTGCGCGAGATGCGCCGGACGATCCGCGCCGCGATCGCCGAGGACGCGGGCAAGATACTGCGCGGTGGCCGTCCGGAGATGGCAGTGGCGACCTCGAAGACGTTCCGCTCGCTGGCGCGCATCTGCGGTGCCGCGCCGAGCGGTGAGGGGCTGCGGGTGCGCCGCGAGCTGTCGCTGGCCGAGCTGCGCCGCTGGATCCCGAAGCTGTTGGACATGTCGCTCGAGGAGCTCTCCGAGCTGCCCGGGGTCAGCCCGTCGCGAGCTCACCAGATCATCCCGGGGGCGCTGGTCGCCGAGGCGTGCCTCGACATCTTCGACCTGCCGTCCTTCGAGATCTGCCCCTGGGCGCTGCGTGAGGGGCTGATCCTCGACCGCATGGACCACCTGTCCTTCATCGGGGATTCCACTCTTGGAAGGGCCGAATAG
- a CDS encoding molybdopterin-dependent oxidoreductase, which produces MTDTHCPYCSLQCGMTLSRKGPRLEVGVRSQTNKHSPVDEGALCRKGWTAAGLRGSRERLTTPMVRDRATGEWSATTWDEALDLIAAKLAELREVHGADANAVFGGGGLTNEKAYQLGKFARVALGTSQIDYNGRWCMSSAASAGNQAFGVDRGLPFPLADIEKTDVCVLVGSNLAETMPPAARHLDRLREKGGRVVVIDPRLTPTGERADLFLQPVPGTDLPLALGVLHLLDAAGAVDEDYIAERTTGFQDVRRSVAAWWPEMVERVSGVEAAQLRELASLLAKAEKVMVLTARGAEQHAQGTATVLAWLNVALALGMPGRPFSGYGCLTGQGNGQGGREHGQKADQLPGYRMIDDPAARAHVAGVWGIDPETIPGKGRSAYELLDALGTAAGPKSLLVFGSNIVVSAPNASHVASRLADLDLLVVADMVMSETAALADVVLPVTQWAEETGTMTNLEGRVILRNQAISPPDGVKNDLDIITGLAHRLGAASTWSTDPEEIFTELRAASKGGKADYSDITYDRIREEDGVFWPCPEGSEGSPRLFADAFFHPDGRARFVDVAHSGPAEQPSAAFPLHLTTGRVLAQYQSGAQTRRIKELPDDGIFVELHPLLADRVGAHDGDPVLVRTARGELKAPARIVTTIRPDTVFVPFHWVGANRLTNDALDPSSRMPEFKVCAAAVSA; this is translated from the coding sequence GTGACCGACACCCACTGTCCTTACTGCAGTCTGCAGTGCGGGATGACCCTTTCACGCAAAGGGCCCCGTCTGGAGGTGGGTGTGCGGTCCCAGACGAACAAGCACAGCCCGGTGGACGAGGGAGCACTGTGCCGTAAGGGGTGGACGGCGGCCGGCCTGCGAGGGAGCCGGGAGCGGCTGACGACGCCGATGGTGCGCGATCGGGCGACGGGGGAGTGGAGCGCGACGACGTGGGACGAGGCGCTCGACCTGATCGCGGCGAAGCTCGCCGAGCTTCGGGAGGTCCATGGCGCCGACGCCAACGCCGTCTTCGGTGGCGGCGGGCTGACCAACGAGAAGGCGTACCAGCTCGGGAAGTTCGCCCGGGTCGCGCTCGGCACCTCCCAGATCGACTACAACGGGCGCTGGTGCATGTCCTCGGCGGCCTCGGCCGGCAACCAGGCCTTCGGCGTCGACCGCGGGCTGCCGTTCCCGCTGGCTGACATCGAGAAGACCGACGTCTGCGTGCTCGTCGGCTCAAACCTCGCCGAGACGATGCCGCCGGCGGCCCGTCACCTCGACAGACTGCGGGAGAAGGGCGGTCGCGTGGTGGTCATCGACCCCCGACTGACCCCCACCGGCGAGCGTGCCGACCTCTTCCTCCAGCCGGTCCCCGGGACCGACCTGCCCCTCGCGCTCGGTGTGCTGCACCTGCTCGACGCGGCCGGCGCGGTCGACGAGGACTACATCGCCGAGCGCACCACAGGCTTCCAGGACGTACGCCGCTCCGTGGCCGCCTGGTGGCCGGAGATGGTCGAGCGGGTCAGTGGGGTCGAGGCCGCGCAGCTGCGCGAGCTCGCTTCCTTGCTGGCGAAGGCGGAGAAGGTGATGGTCCTGACCGCGCGCGGTGCCGAGCAGCACGCACAGGGCACCGCCACCGTCCTGGCCTGGCTCAACGTCGCGCTCGCCCTCGGCATGCCGGGGCGGCCCTTCTCCGGCTACGGCTGCCTGACCGGACAGGGCAACGGCCAGGGCGGTCGCGAGCACGGCCAGAAGGCGGACCAGCTTCCGGGTTACCGGATGATCGACGACCCCGCGGCCAGGGCGCACGTCGCCGGGGTCTGGGGGATCGATCCGGAGACGATCCCAGGTAAGGGGCGCTCTGCCTACGAGCTCCTCGACGCCCTCGGCACCGCCGCCGGCCCCAAGAGCCTCCTGGTCTTCGGCTCCAACATCGTCGTCTCGGCCCCCAACGCCTCGCACGTCGCCTCCCGCCTGGCCGACCTGGACCTGCTGGTCGTGGCCGACATGGTGATGAGCGAGACCGCCGCGCTCGCCGATGTGGTGCTGCCGGTGACCCAGTGGGCCGAGGAGACCGGCACCATGACCAACCTCGAGGGCCGGGTCATCCTGCGCAACCAGGCGATCAGCCCGCCCGACGGAGTCAAGAACGACCTCGACATCATCACCGGCCTCGCCCACCGCCTCGGTGCCGCCTCGACCTGGTCGACCGACCCGGAGGAGATCTTCACCGAGCTCCGGGCGGCGTCGAAGGGCGGCAAGGCCGACTACAGCGACATCACCTACGACCGGATCCGGGAGGAGGACGGGGTCTTCTGGCCGTGCCCGGAGGGTAGCGAGGGCTCCCCGCGTCTGTTCGCCGACGCCTTCTTCCACCCCGATGGCCGGGCTCGGTTCGTCGACGTCGCCCACAGCGGTCCGGCGGAGCAGCCCTCGGCTGCCTTCCCGCTGCATCTCACGACCGGCCGGGTCCTCGCCCAGTACCAGTCCGGTGCGCAGACGCGTCGGATCAAGGAGCTGCCGGACGACGGCATCTTCGTCGAGCTCCACCCGCTGCTCGCGGACCGGGTCGGCGCTCACGACGGCGACCCTGTCCTCGTAAGAACCGCTCGTGGGGAGCTGAAGGCGCCTGCGCGGATCGTGACCACCATCCGCCCCGACACCGTCTTCGTCCCGTTCCACTGGGTCGGCGCCAACAGGCTGACCAACGACGCCCTCGACCCGTCTTCGCGGATGCCGGAGTTCAAGGTCTGCGCCGCGGCGGTGAGCGCATGA
- a CDS encoding MFS transporter → MSVDASLTREWVGHDAGSSGYRRILIGLFAAGIATFGQMYSTQGILPTVAQALEVNEASAALTVSTATLGLAVSVLGWSWVADRIGRAPAMKIALSLSLVLGLLTPLAPGFTTLLVLRTLEGLALGGVPALAVAYLAEEIHVRHVSLAAAIYISGTTVGGLLGRVITGPSADLGGWRLGVAAGGVLSAIAAIIAITLIPRARGWVRPTGRPTTSVREGVLANLRDPGMLVLYGQAALLMGGFVATYNYLGFRLEREPFGLPVAISSQIFFAYLGGTVSSSVAGRLAATHGRRKVMLTCVVITIVGVAMTLPDNLAIVLTGLLVLTTGFFGAHGVASGWVGARARVGKAQASALYNLFYYGGSSLFGWLLGYAYVVGWWGLATTVIALALISLTWSWFAARD, encoded by the coding sequence ATGTCCGTAGACGCCTCCCTGACCCGTGAATGGGTAGGCCATGACGCCGGCAGCAGCGGCTACCGGCGGATCCTGATCGGCCTCTTCGCGGCCGGGATCGCGACCTTCGGGCAGATGTACTCCACCCAGGGCATCCTCCCGACCGTCGCGCAGGCGCTCGAGGTCAACGAGGCCTCAGCAGCGCTCACCGTCTCCACCGCCACCCTCGGCCTCGCGGTCAGCGTCCTCGGCTGGTCGTGGGTGGCCGACCGCATCGGCCGGGCCCCGGCGATGAAGATCGCGCTCTCCCTCTCCCTCGTCCTCGGTCTGCTCACCCCGCTCGCCCCCGGCTTCACCACGCTCCTCGTCCTGCGCACCCTCGAAGGGCTCGCTCTCGGCGGCGTACCGGCCCTCGCGGTCGCCTACCTGGCCGAGGAGATCCACGTACGCCACGTCAGCCTCGCCGCGGCCATCTACATCTCCGGCACCACCGTCGGTGGCCTCCTGGGTCGGGTCATCACCGGGCCGTCCGCCGACCTCGGCGGCTGGCGGCTGGGCGTCGCCGCGGGCGGCGTCCTCTCCGCGATCGCCGCGATCATCGCCATCACCCTGATCCCGCGAGCTCGGGGCTGGGTCCGCCCGACGGGCAGGCCGACCACCTCCGTACGCGAAGGGGTGCTCGCCAACCTCCGCGACCCGGGCATGCTCGTCCTCTACGGGCAGGCGGCGCTGTTGATGGGCGGGTTCGTGGCAACGTACAACTATCTGGGGTTCCGCCTCGAACGCGAGCCCTTCGGGCTGCCGGTGGCGATCTCGAGCCAGATCTTCTTCGCCTACCTCGGCGGCACCGTGTCGTCCTCGGTCGCGGGCCGCCTGGCTGCCACCCACGGACGGCGAAAGGTCATGCTGACCTGCGTCGTCATCACCATCGTCGGCGTCGCGATGACCCTCCCGGACAACCTCGCGATCGTGCTGACCGGCCTCCTCGTCCTCACCACCGGCTTCTTCGGCGCCCACGGCGTCGCCTCGGGCTGGGTGGGCGCCCGCGCCCGGGTCGGAAAAGCCCAGGCCAGCGCCCTCTACAACCTCTTCTACTACGGCGGCTCGAGCCTGTTCGGGTGGCTGCTCGGCTATGCGTACGTCGTCGGCTGGTGGGGCCTCGCCACCACCGTCATCGCCCTGGCGCTGATCTCGCTGACCTGGTCCTGGTTCGCCGCCCGCGACTGA
- the ccmA gene encoding heme ABC exporter ATP-binding protein CcmA — MTETVVVAKDLKVVRGRREVLHDLDFSIRAGEVTGLLGPSGCGKTTLMRALVGVQAKVTGTVIVLGSPAGSASLRQRIGYVTQAASVYDDLTVTENLRFFARILGAPTSSVSEVVETVDLVSHQHQVVRDLSGGQRSRVSLAAALLGAPDLLVLDEPTVGLDPVLREQLWGTFRDLAAAGAAVIVSSHVMDEAERCDRLLLMRGGAILADGSPAEIKQKANADDIEQAFLALVKGAA; from the coding sequence ATGACGGAAACCGTGGTCGTGGCGAAGGACCTGAAGGTCGTACGCGGTAGGCGCGAGGTCCTCCACGATCTCGACTTCTCCATCCGAGCCGGTGAGGTGACCGGCCTGCTCGGGCCGTCGGGGTGCGGTAAGACGACGTTGATGCGGGCGCTGGTCGGCGTGCAGGCGAAGGTGACCGGGACGGTCATCGTCCTCGGCAGCCCGGCCGGGTCGGCATCGTTGCGACAGCGGATCGGGTACGTCACCCAGGCTGCCAGCGTCTATGACGACCTGACGGTCACGGAGAATCTGCGGTTCTTCGCTCGGATCCTCGGTGCGCCGACGTCGTCGGTCTCGGAAGTCGTCGAGACGGTCGACCTGGTGTCGCACCAGCACCAGGTCGTACGTGATCTCTCCGGTGGTCAGCGCTCCCGGGTCTCGCTCGCGGCGGCGTTGCTCGGCGCGCCGGACCTGCTGGTGCTCGACGAGCCGACCGTCGGGCTCGACCCGGTGCTGCGCGAGCAGCTGTGGGGCACCTTCCGGGACCTGGCGGCCGCGGGCGCGGCGGTGATCGTGTCCAGTCACGTGATGGACGAGGCCGAGCGGTGCGACCGGCTGCTGCTGATGCGCGGAGGCGCGATCCTCGCCGACGGCAGCCCGGCGGAGATCAAGCAGAAGGCGAACGCCGACGACATCGAGCAGGCCTTCCTGGCCCTGGTGAAGGGAGCGGCGTGA
- a CDS encoding heparan-alpha-glucosaminide N-acetyltransferase domain-containing protein, translating to MSASSSSVADRLSDRLSTRLVGVDAARCLALLGMMATHVLDPVDASGELTRIQEVAGGRSAALFAVLAGVSLALMTGRQTPVRGWALGSRSLGLAARAVLIAALGLVLGSLGTDIAIILTYYGMLFLIGIPFLGLRARWLWLLGAAWIVVGPLLSLGIRPLLPPRQFDSPEPSQLLEPGRLLAELLFTGYYPAVPWLAYLLIGMAVGRIDLRNRIVVSILWTGGVIISVSATWLSGRLTRLPSVAEVLLRTYPGTDIDSALTEMSHGLYGQTPIDGGWQWLLVVAPHSTTPFDLAQTIGSSMFVIGACQMIALRLPDRWRVGMAVLFGAGTMTLTLYSLHVVMMTDAVWPPETPGSYVVHVLVVLGIGALVTAWGRPGPLEWLVGRPAAWLRRLE from the coding sequence ATGTCCGCCTCCTCGTCCTCCGTCGCCGACCGCCTCTCCGATCGGCTCTCGACGCGTCTCGTCGGGGTCGATGCCGCGCGGTGCCTGGCGCTGCTGGGGATGATGGCCACGCACGTGCTCGACCCGGTTGACGCCTCCGGGGAGCTGACCAGGATCCAAGAGGTGGCCGGTGGCCGGTCCGCGGCGCTCTTCGCGGTGCTGGCCGGTGTCAGCCTGGCGCTGATGACCGGGCGTCAGACGCCGGTGCGGGGGTGGGCGCTCGGGTCACGTTCGCTGGGGCTCGCCGCGCGGGCGGTGCTGATCGCCGCGCTCGGGCTGGTGCTCGGGTCGCTCGGCACCGACATCGCGATCATCCTGACCTACTACGGCATGCTGTTCCTGATCGGCATCCCGTTCCTCGGGCTGCGGGCGCGGTGGCTGTGGCTGCTCGGCGCGGCCTGGATCGTCGTGGGGCCGCTGCTGTCGCTGGGCATCCGCCCGCTGCTGCCGCCGCGGCAGTTCGACAGCCCGGAGCCGTCCCAGCTGCTGGAGCCCGGCCGGCTTCTCGCCGAGCTGCTCTTCACCGGCTACTACCCGGCTGTCCCATGGCTCGCCTACCTGCTGATCGGGATGGCCGTCGGCCGCATCGACCTGCGCAACCGGATCGTGGTCTCGATCCTCTGGACGGGCGGCGTCATCATCTCCGTCTCGGCCACCTGGCTGTCGGGGAGGCTGACCCGGCTGCCGTCGGTCGCCGAGGTGCTGCTGCGCACCTATCCGGGGACCGACATCGACAGCGCGCTGACCGAGATGAGCCACGGCCTCTACGGACAGACGCCGATCGACGGCGGCTGGCAGTGGCTGCTGGTCGTCGCGCCGCACTCGACCACGCCGTTCGACCTGGCGCAGACGATCGGCAGCTCGATGTTCGTCATCGGCGCGTGCCAGATGATCGCGCTGCGCCTGCCGGATCGGTGGCGCGTCGGGATGGCGGTGCTGTTCGGTGCCGGCACGATGACGCTGACGCTCTACAGCCTGCACGTGGTGATGATGACCGATGCCGTCTGGCCGCCGGAGACCCCCGGGTCGTACGTCGTCCACGTGCTCGTCGTGCTGGGCATCGGCGCGCTCGTCACCGCCTGGGGCCGCCCGGGCCCGCTCGAGTGGCTCGTCGGCCGCCCCGCTGCCTGGCTTCGGCGTCTGGAGTAG
- a CDS encoding ABC transporter permease, which translates to MSLRRTLAVAGRVLAQIRRDHRTLVMLVVLPTLLMSLLWWMYEESPAPIFDRIGPALLAIFPFIVMFLVTSVTTLRERSSGTLERLLAMPLGKGDFLLGYALAFGLLAAVQSGVAVGVSVGLLGLEITGSVALLVLVAIVDAVLGTALGLLVSAFAATEFQAVQFMPAIVVPQILLCGLLVPRESLPTVLEAISNVLPLSYAVDAMTHLVGSTDTGEVWADLAVVAGFVVAGLALGSATLRRRTP; encoded by the coding sequence ATGAGCCTTCGACGAACTCTGGCCGTGGCCGGGCGGGTCCTCGCCCAGATCCGGCGCGACCACCGCACCCTGGTGATGCTGGTGGTCCTGCCGACGTTGCTGATGAGCCTGCTGTGGTGGATGTACGAGGAGTCGCCGGCGCCGATCTTCGACCGGATCGGCCCTGCACTGCTGGCGATCTTCCCGTTCATCGTGATGTTCCTGGTCACCTCGGTGACGACACTTCGGGAGCGGTCTTCCGGGACCCTGGAACGACTCCTCGCCATGCCGCTGGGCAAGGGTGACTTCCTGCTCGGCTACGCACTGGCGTTCGGGCTCCTGGCCGCGGTCCAGTCGGGTGTGGCAGTCGGGGTCAGCGTGGGTCTGCTCGGGTTGGAGATCACCGGTTCGGTCGCGCTGCTCGTGCTCGTCGCGATCGTCGACGCCGTCCTCGGCACTGCGCTCGGGCTGCTCGTCTCGGCCTTCGCGGCCACCGAGTTCCAGGCGGTCCAGTTCATGCCGGCGATCGTGGTCCCGCAGATTCTGCTGTGCGGACTGCTGGTGCCTCGCGAGTCGCTGCCGACCGTCTTGGAGGCGATCTCCAACGTCCTGCCGCTCTCCTACGCGGTCGACGCGATGACCCACCTCGTCGGCTCCACCGACACCGGCGAGGTCTGGGCCGACCTGGCGGTCGTCGCCGGGTTCGTCGTGGCCGGCCTCGCCCTCGGCTCGGCGACCCTGCGGCGACGTACTCCCTGA
- a CDS encoding sugar phosphate isomerase/epimerase family protein, translated as MISLSTSSTYPESTAHGFAYAAEVGYDGVEVMVGLDALSQQTHAVKQLSEHHGLPIVAIHAPTLLFTQQVWGFEPWGKLERSAEMAVEVGAEVVVVHPPFRWQREYAVGFVEGIATLERSTGLRFAVENMYPWRAAKRATQMYLPHWDPSTEEYANTTIDLSHAAIAGDDVIEMAKRLGPRLRHVHLTDGTGSAKDEHLVPGRGHMGADRFLRHLAASGFEGEIVLEINTRKSGSRAGRIADLRESLEFAREHFRI; from the coding sequence ATGATCTCGTTGTCGACGTCCTCGACCTATCCAGAGTCGACTGCCCACGGCTTCGCCTATGCGGCCGAGGTGGGCTACGACGGTGTCGAGGTGATGGTCGGGCTCGATGCCCTCTCCCAGCAGACCCATGCGGTCAAGCAGCTCTCCGAGCACCACGGCCTGCCGATCGTCGCGATCCACGCGCCGACGCTGCTGTTCACCCAGCAGGTCTGGGGCTTCGAGCCCTGGGGCAAGCTCGAGCGGTCGGCCGAGATGGCCGTCGAGGTCGGGGCGGAGGTGGTCGTCGTCCACCCGCCGTTCCGCTGGCAGCGCGAGTACGCGGTCGGCTTCGTGGAGGGGATCGCCACGCTGGAGCGATCGACCGGCCTGCGTTTCGCGGTGGAGAACATGTACCCGTGGCGGGCGGCCAAGCGGGCCACGCAGATGTATCTGCCCCACTGGGACCCCTCGACCGAGGAGTACGCGAACACCACCATCGACCTCTCCCACGCCGCGATCGCCGGTGATGACGTGATCGAGATGGCGAAGCGGCTGGGCCCCCGGCTCCGGCACGTCCACCTCACCGACGGCACCGGCTCGGCCAAGGACGAGCACCTCGTTCCCGGCCGCGGCCACATGGGCGCCGACCGTTTTCTCCGTCATCTGGCCGCGTCAGGCTTCGAGGGCGAGATCGTGCTGGAGATCAACACCCGCAAGTCCGGCTCGCGGGCCGGGCGCATCGCCGACCTGCGCGAGTCGCTCGAGTTTGCGCGGGAGCACTTCCGCATCTGA